The proteins below come from a single Salinilacihabitans rarus genomic window:
- a CDS encoding NAD(P)/FAD-dependent oxidoreductase, whose product MHRIAVVGGGTGGTVLANRLAKELRSEIDAGEVEVRLITDDPDHVYKPTFLYVPFGKKTVDDAKRPIADLLDRRVTLEIDEVAGVDTEAKKLQFADGSLLAYDQLVLATGATLEPEAVPGLAEGGHHFYGPDGAERLRDALAEFTEGHLVLSVVGVPHMCPAAPVEFVLMADAWLRERGLREDVELTYTYPINRAHGLESIADWATDLFEERDINLETFFNVESVDPDAELIETVEGRELDYDLLVAIPPHAGSDFVVDAGLGEDGWVDVDRNTLEATNAEDVYAIGDVADVPTSKAGSVAHYEAGVVADRIASRARGLPPTATFDGKTVCFLEAGMDEATFVEFSYGEEPYVREPSKPLHWAKLGYNESYWLTARGLL is encoded by the coding sequence ATGCACCGAATCGCCGTCGTCGGCGGCGGGACCGGCGGGACGGTCCTCGCGAACCGGCTCGCGAAGGAACTGCGGTCCGAGATCGACGCCGGCGAGGTGGAGGTCCGGCTAATCACCGACGACCCGGACCACGTCTACAAGCCGACGTTCCTGTACGTCCCGTTCGGCAAGAAGACGGTCGACGACGCGAAGCGACCGATCGCCGACCTGCTCGACCGGCGCGTGACCCTCGAAATCGACGAGGTCGCCGGCGTCGACACGGAGGCGAAGAAACTGCAGTTCGCCGACGGCTCGCTGCTCGCCTACGACCAGCTCGTGCTGGCGACCGGGGCCACCCTCGAACCCGAGGCCGTGCCGGGGCTCGCCGAGGGCGGGCACCACTTCTACGGCCCCGACGGGGCCGAGCGCCTGCGGGACGCCCTCGCCGAGTTCACCGAGGGCCACCTCGTGTTGAGCGTCGTCGGCGTGCCGCACATGTGCCCGGCCGCGCCCGTCGAGTTCGTGCTGATGGCCGACGCGTGGCTCCGCGAGCGCGGCCTGCGCGAGGACGTCGAGCTTACCTACACCTACCCGATCAACCGCGCCCACGGCCTCGAATCGATCGCCGACTGGGCGACCGACCTGTTCGAGGAGCGGGACATCAACCTCGAGACGTTCTTCAACGTCGAGTCGGTCGACCCCGACGCGGAACTCATCGAGACGGTCGAGGGCCGGGAACTCGACTACGACCTGCTGGTGGCCATCCCGCCCCACGCGGGCAGCGACTTCGTGGTCGACGCCGGCCTCGGCGAGGACGGCTGGGTCGACGTCGACCGCAACACCCTCGAGGCGACGAACGCCGAAGACGTCTACGCGATCGGTGACGTCGCGGACGTGCCGACGAGCAAGGCCGGCAGCGTCGCCCACTACGAGGCGGGCGTCGTCGCCGACCGGATCGCCAGCCGCGCCCGCGGCCTGCCGCCGACGGCGACCTTCGACGGCAAGACCGTCTGCTTCCTCGAAGCCGGCATGGACGAAGCCACCTTCGTCGAGTTCAGCTACGGCGAGGAGCCGTACGTCCGCGAGCCGTCGAAGCCGCTGCACTGGGCGAAACTCGGCTACAACGAGTCCTACTGGCTCACCGCGAGGGGGTTACTGTGA
- a CDS encoding DUF1641 domain-containing protein, whose protein sequence is MTSDAEYATEDAAEPDLEALVAEHPEEVARFIERLGVANELLDTAELATAAMDDDMVQELSGTATNLAAAADGLATEEVAKVGEATGENAGDLADAVETLARLQRSGTLDDLAALADLAGLATGAMDDDMVVDLAATGTRLGELADTAADDDVAGTLASLLSAVGEAGAEPVEPVGAIGLARALRDPEVRQGLGFLVAVARETGASFDGKR, encoded by the coding sequence GTGACGTCGGACGCGGAGTACGCGACCGAGGACGCCGCGGAGCCGGACCTCGAGGCGCTCGTCGCCGAACACCCCGAGGAGGTCGCCCGGTTCATCGAACGGCTCGGCGTCGCAAACGAGTTGCTCGACACCGCGGAACTCGCCACGGCCGCGATGGACGACGACATGGTCCAGGAGCTGTCGGGCACCGCGACGAACCTCGCCGCCGCGGCCGACGGGCTGGCGACCGAGGAGGTGGCGAAGGTCGGCGAGGCGACCGGCGAGAACGCCGGGGACCTGGCCGACGCGGTCGAGACGCTCGCCCGCCTGCAGCGGTCGGGGACGCTCGACGACCTCGCCGCGCTGGCGGACCTCGCCGGGCTCGCGACCGGCGCGATGGACGACGACATGGTGGTCGACCTCGCGGCGACCGGCACCCGGCTTGGCGAACTGGCGGACACGGCAGCCGACGACGACGTCGCCGGGACGCTCGCGTCGCTGCTCTCGGCGGTCGGGGAGGCGGGAGCCGAACCGGTCGAACCGGTCGGCGCCATCGGACTGGCGCGTGCGCTCCGGGACCCCGAGGTCCGGCAGGGACTCGGCTTTCTGGTCGCCGTCGCCCGCGAGACGGGCGCCAGCTTCGACGGGAAGCGGTGA
- a CDS encoding cytochrome ubiquinol oxidase subunit I → MIDPVSASRIQFALTTIVHIVFPVVSMGLAPFLIYFTWKEIRTGEAIYEQLRRFWTRIFAVSFVVGTVTGIVLEFEFGTNFAAFSTAAGELFGGPLAVEGMMAFMLEATFLGVFVFGRERVGNALYMVSAVAVGLGTWLSAVWILIANSWMQTPRGFELVTENGQPIVTLVDPIAAYANPRFPWMFVHMQNAAVESVALFMAGLGAYFVFRHYVWEYPVENVRFWEATLKFGLLALLITAPLQVVHGDLYARHVFVTQPQKFAAMEAVWETSSYVPEYVVAFPTSLGDLLDPRAKEIFGIGIPGGASWLASGGDPQATIQGLEEFEGPQPPVALVFWAFRLMVALGFWFVLLAVWGGYRWWRGELREDDLLQKALMLSAPLGIVAVELGWIVTEVGRQPWVIQDVLKTADGVSSGLTAAEATTTLVGFAVVYLALLALYAYVVARIVRAGPPAVTDARDRTVTAVTEASADD, encoded by the coding sequence ATGATCGATCCAGTCTCGGCGAGTCGAATCCAGTTCGCGCTCACGACGATCGTCCACATCGTCTTTCCCGTGGTCAGTATGGGTCTCGCGCCCTTCCTGATATACTTCACGTGGAAGGAGATCCGCACGGGCGAGGCGATCTACGAACAGTTGCGCCGCTTCTGGACGCGGATCTTCGCCGTCAGTTTCGTCGTCGGCACCGTCACGGGGATCGTCCTCGAGTTCGAGTTCGGGACCAACTTCGCGGCGTTCTCGACGGCCGCCGGCGAACTGTTCGGCGGCCCGCTGGCGGTCGAAGGGATGATGGCGTTCATGCTCGAAGCGACGTTCCTCGGCGTCTTCGTCTTCGGGCGCGAGCGCGTCGGTAACGCGCTCTACATGGTGTCGGCGGTGGCCGTCGGCCTCGGGACGTGGCTCTCGGCGGTGTGGATCCTGATCGCCAACTCCTGGATGCAGACGCCCCGCGGCTTCGAACTCGTCACGGAGAACGGCCAGCCGATCGTCACGCTGGTCGACCCGATCGCCGCCTACGCGAACCCGCGGTTCCCGTGGATGTTCGTCCACATGCAGAACGCGGCCGTCGAGTCCGTCGCGCTGTTCATGGCCGGCCTCGGCGCCTACTTCGTCTTCCGTCACTACGTCTGGGAGTACCCCGTCGAGAACGTCCGGTTCTGGGAGGCGACGCTGAAGTTCGGCCTCCTCGCGTTGCTGATCACCGCGCCGCTGCAGGTCGTCCACGGCGACCTCTACGCCCGCCACGTCTTCGTGACCCAGCCCCAGAAGTTCGCCGCGATGGAGGCGGTCTGGGAGACCAGTTCGTACGTCCCCGAGTACGTCGTCGCCTTCCCGACGAGCCTCGGGGACCTGCTGGACCCGCGGGCGAAGGAAATCTTCGGGATCGGCATCCCCGGCGGCGCCTCGTGGCTCGCCAGCGGCGGCGACCCGCAGGCGACCATCCAGGGCCTAGAGGAGTTCGAGGGCCCCCAGCCCCCGGTCGCGCTCGTCTTCTGGGCGTTCCGGCTCATGGTCGCGCTGGGCTTCTGGTTCGTCCTGCTGGCCGTCTGGGGCGGCTACCGGTGGTGGCGCGGCGAACTCCGCGAGGACGACCTGCTGCAGAAGGCGCTGATGCTCTCCGCGCCGCTCGGGATCGTCGCGGTCGAACTGGGCTGGATCGTCACGGAGGTCGGCCGCCAGCCGTGGGTCATCCAGGACGTGCTGAAGACCGCCGACGGCGTCTCGTCGGGGCTGACCGCCGCCGAGGCGACGACGACGCTCGTCGGCTTCGCCGTCGTCTACCTCGCGTTGCTCGCGCTCTACGCCTACGTCGTCGCCCGGATCGTCCGCGCCGGCCCGCCGGCGGTGACCGACGCCCGCGACCGCACTGTGACGGCCGTCACGGAGGCGAGCGCCGATGACTGA
- a CDS encoding cytochrome d ubiquinol oxidase subunit II encodes MTDPATLAGEPLFGLPLPDVWFGLLFFIFATFLFLDGFDFGVGALFAGREDEADRERLLAAIGPFWDGNEVWLVVFGGAMFAAFPSVYANLFSRHYLLMFAILGALILRGLAPEMYEQRHDETWQRWWGRAFVVGSVTAPFFLGLFVANWLLGATTIVTLPGVVVGLAVVALTVVDGVAFLRVKTRGELRENLRSTGYRALAAYLALIVATLGYVYVAVPALRPRLFAAPVAALVLATLALAGVYAAATRADRYYVAFGAAAGLVFALVGVVAGLLYPVVDPVTGLTVEDAIVSTLPLNLMTVAAAVLLPLVVVYFVVLYSAFSGPIEPGETY; translated from the coding sequence ATGACTGACCCCGCGACGCTGGCCGGCGAGCCCCTGTTCGGCCTCCCGCTCCCCGACGTCTGGTTCGGGCTGTTGTTTTTCATCTTCGCCACGTTCCTCTTTCTGGACGGCTTCGACTTCGGCGTCGGAGCGCTGTTCGCCGGCCGCGAGGACGAGGCCGACCGCGAGCGGTTGCTCGCGGCGATCGGACCGTTCTGGGACGGCAACGAGGTGTGGCTCGTCGTCTTCGGCGGCGCGATGTTCGCGGCATTTCCGTCCGTCTACGCCAACCTGTTCAGCCGCCACTACCTGCTGATGTTCGCCATCCTCGGGGCGCTCATCCTCCGGGGGCTGGCTCCCGAGATGTACGAACAGCGCCACGACGAGACGTGGCAGCGGTGGTGGGGGCGGGCGTTCGTCGTCGGCAGCGTCACGGCCCCGTTCTTCCTCGGACTGTTCGTGGCGAACTGGCTGCTCGGCGCGACGACCATCGTCACGCTGCCGGGGGTGGTCGTCGGCCTCGCCGTCGTCGCCCTGACCGTCGTCGACGGCGTGGCGTTCCTCCGCGTGAAGACCCGCGGCGAGTTGCGCGAGAACCTCCGATCGACCGGCTACCGCGCGCTCGCGGCCTACCTCGCCCTGATCGTGGCGACGCTGGGGTACGTCTACGTCGCCGTCCCCGCGTTGCGGCCGCGGCTGTTCGCCGCGCCGGTCGCCGCGCTCGTCCTCGCCACGCTCGCCCTCGCCGGCGTCTACGCGGCGGCGACGCGGGCGGACCGCTACTACGTCGCGTTCGGCGCCGCCGCGGGCCTCGTCTTCGCGCTGGTCGGCGTCGTCGCCGGCCTGCTGTACCCCGTCGTCGATCCGGTTACGGGGCTGACCGTCGAGGACGCCATCGTGTCGACGCTCCCGCTGAACCTGATGACCGTCGCCGCGGCCGTCCTGCTCCCGCTGGTCGTCGTCTACTTCGTGGTCCTCTACTCGGCGTTCAGCGGCCCGATCGAACCGGGGGAGACGTACTGA
- a CDS encoding HalOD1 output domain-containing protein: protein MTDSRTLSAATERISLAIVEAIADAEGVDPAALDPPLGAVVDPIAIDRLFGDSTVVERLTFSYRGYRVTVDADGEVRVE, encoded by the coding sequence ATGACCGACTCGCGTACGCTCTCGGCCGCGACCGAACGGATCAGTCTCGCGATCGTCGAGGCCATCGCCGACGCCGAGGGAGTCGACCCCGCGGCGCTCGACCCGCCGCTCGGCGCCGTCGTCGATCCGATCGCGATCGACCGCCTGTTCGGCGACTCGACCGTCGTCGAACGGCTCACCTTCTCCTACCGCGGCTACCGCGTGACGGTCGACGCCGACGGCGAGGTCCGAGTCGAGTGA
- a CDS encoding FAD-dependent oxidoreductase, translating into MGETFVIVGGDAAGMSAASKAKRDDPDLDVIVFEKGEWVSYAACGMPYYVKGAVDDLDDLVAVTPEEFREERDVDLRTGHEVVSIDPEAKVVTVEADGERFEQPYDHLLIGTGAHAIEPPFDGIDLDGVFTIHDMDEADAIDDYVDAHDPETAAIVGGGYVGIEMAEALDERGLSVSLYEMLPHVLQPFGDPVAGVVEDHLREQGVDLRLDTPVEGFSGDGRVERVELEDGTVPADLVIVGVGVAPNTDLAEEAGIELGPTGAIATDEYGRTNAPDVYAAGDCAEATNVVTGDPDHVPLALTANRAGRAIGQTVAGEPTRVGGTAGTAIVKAFDLGAARTGIVDEDEAREAGFDPASVTITAPTRPHYYPGAEDLRVTLVADRESGRLLGGSVVGRDGAKRIDTVATALSAGMTVDEVESLDLAYAPPFSPVWDPILTAAKVLSGNLD; encoded by the coding sequence ATGGGAGAGACGTTCGTCATCGTCGGCGGCGACGCTGCGGGAATGAGCGCGGCGAGCAAGGCGAAACGGGACGACCCCGACCTCGACGTGATCGTCTTCGAGAAAGGCGAGTGGGTCTCCTACGCCGCCTGCGGGATGCCCTACTACGTGAAAGGCGCGGTCGACGACCTCGACGATCTGGTCGCGGTGACCCCCGAGGAGTTCCGCGAGGAGCGCGACGTCGACCTGCGGACCGGCCACGAGGTCGTCTCGATCGATCCCGAGGCGAAGGTCGTCACCGTCGAGGCCGACGGCGAACGCTTCGAACAGCCGTACGACCACCTGCTGATCGGTACCGGCGCGCACGCGATCGAACCCCCGTTCGACGGGATCGACCTCGACGGCGTGTTCACGATCCACGACATGGACGAGGCCGACGCGATCGACGACTACGTCGACGCACACGATCCGGAGACGGCCGCGATCGTCGGCGGCGGCTACGTCGGGATCGAGATGGCCGAGGCGCTCGACGAACGGGGGCTGTCGGTCTCGCTGTACGAGATGCTCCCGCACGTGCTCCAGCCGTTCGGCGACCCGGTCGCCGGGGTCGTCGAGGACCACCTCCGCGAGCAGGGGGTCGACCTCCGCCTCGACACGCCCGTCGAGGGGTTCTCGGGCGACGGCCGGGTCGAGAGGGTCGAACTCGAAGACGGGACCGTCCCGGCTGACCTGGTGATCGTCGGCGTCGGCGTCGCGCCCAACACCGACCTCGCCGAGGAGGCGGGGATCGAACTCGGGCCGACGGGAGCGATCGCGACCGACGAGTACGGTCGCACGAACGCCCCGGACGTCTACGCCGCGGGCGACTGCGCCGAGGCGACCAACGTCGTCACCGGCGACCCCGACCACGTCCCGCTCGCGCTGACCGCCAACCGGGCGGGCCGGGCCATCGGCCAGACCGTCGCGGGCGAGCCTACCCGGGTCGGGGGCACCGCCGGGACGGCGATCGTCAAGGCGTTCGACCTCGGCGCCGCCCGGACCGGGATCGTCGACGAGGACGAGGCCCGCGAGGCGGGCTTCGACCCGGCCTCGGTGACGATCACCGCGCCCACGCGGCCCCACTACTATCCGGGCGCCGAGGACCTCCGGGTCACGCTCGTCGCCGACCGGGAGTCCGGCCGCCTCCTCGGGGGCAGCGTCGTCGGTCGCGACGGCGCGAAACGCATCGACACGGTCGCGACGGCGCTCTCCGCCGGCATGACCGTCGACGAGGTCGAGTCGCTCGACCTCGCGTACGCGCCGCCGTTCAGCCCCGTCTGGGACCCGATCCTCACGGCCGCGAAGGTCCTCTCGGGGAACCTCGACTGA
- a CDS encoding DUF1684 domain-containing protein, with protein sequence MSDQWRARLLEARERKDEYFGGNPHSPIPDDERDSFDGLDYFEPDERYRFELPLSEHEEKETVVVGTSTGTEREYVRWGEFRFDLDGEELSLQAYKGDPDEERLWVPFRDATSGEETYGAGRYLDLEPDSHRTESGEWLLDFNEAYNPTCAYSDVYECPLPPTENWLDVPVEAGEKRYQ encoded by the coding sequence ATGAGCGACCAGTGGCGAGCGCGACTGCTCGAGGCGCGCGAACGGAAAGACGAGTACTTCGGCGGGAACCCCCACTCGCCGATCCCGGACGACGAACGCGACTCGTTCGACGGCCTCGACTACTTCGAACCGGACGAGCGCTACCGGTTCGAACTCCCGCTCTCCGAACACGAGGAGAAGGAGACGGTCGTCGTCGGCACGAGCACCGGTACCGAACGGGAGTACGTCCGCTGGGGCGAGTTCCGGTTCGACCTCGACGGCGAGGAACTGAGCCTGCAGGCGTACAAGGGCGACCCCGACGAGGAGCGACTGTGGGTCCCGTTCCGCGACGCGACCAGCGGCGAGGAGACGTACGGGGCCGGCCGGTACCTCGACCTCGAACCCGACTCCCACCGGACCGAGTCGGGCGAGTGGCTCCTCGATTTCAACGAGGCGTACAACCCGACCTGCGCGTACTCCGACGTCTACGAGTGTCCGCTGCCGCCGACGGAAAACTGGCTCGACGTTCCGGTCGAGGCCGGCGAGAAACGCTACCAGTAG
- a CDS encoding electron transfer flavoprotein subunit beta/FixA family protein, whose product MTEHWTVAVGVKQVPDDDEVRIDPDTGRLDRASAPAVMNGPDRNALEAALRLRDEVGGRVVAMTMGPPTATDVLEESVAMGCDDALLVSDKAFAGSDTWPTSLTLAKAAEYLDADVVVCGEETTDSSTGQVPPGIAAHNGWAQLTYVEELEPRPEEGRLVARRDVEGGHEVVAADLPAVAAIAYGENEPRPAGLHRKIYAENEFEPEMATAEDLGLDPDEVGIDASPTQVGGMETVAPADRDGEIVDDAAALLDAMRSEEVVP is encoded by the coding sequence ATGACTGAACACTGGACCGTAGCCGTCGGGGTCAAGCAGGTCCCCGACGACGACGAGGTACGGATCGACCCGGACACGGGGCGTCTCGACCGGGCGAGCGCGCCGGCCGTGATGAACGGCCCGGATCGCAACGCTTTGGAGGCCGCCCTCCGGCTCCGAGACGAGGTCGGCGGCCGGGTCGTAGCGATGACGATGGGCCCGCCGACTGCGACCGACGTACTCGAGGAATCGGTCGCGATGGGCTGTGACGACGCCCTGCTCGTCTCCGACAAGGCCTTCGCCGGCAGCGACACGTGGCCGACCAGCCTGACGCTCGCGAAGGCGGCGGAATATCTCGACGCGGACGTCGTCGTCTGCGGCGAGGAGACCACCGACTCCTCGACGGGGCAGGTCCCGCCGGGGATCGCCGCGCACAACGGCTGGGCGCAACTCACCTACGTCGAGGAACTGGAGCCGCGACCCGAGGAGGGACGGCTGGTCGCCCGCCGCGACGTCGAGGGCGGCCACGAGGTCGTCGCGGCCGACCTCCCGGCGGTCGCGGCGATCGCCTACGGCGAGAACGAGCCGCGACCCGCCGGCCTCCACCGGAAGATCTACGCGGAAAACGAGTTCGAACCGGAGATGGCGACCGCCGAGGACCTCGGGCTGGACCCCGACGAGGTCGGCATCGACGCCTCGCCGACGCAGGTCGGCGGGATGGAGACGGTCGCGCCGGCCGACAGGGACGGCGAGATCGTCGACGACGCGGCCGCGTTGCTCGACGCGATGCGGTCCGAGGAGGTGGTACCGTGA
- a CDS encoding electron transfer flavoprotein subunit alpha/FixB family protein: MTEIDVDEYADVWVFVEEHDGEVAPVSWELLGEARRLADESGEDLVALVIGEDVDDAAEEAVARGADRVLVADDPVFEPYRADPYGAQFRHLVEERQPSIVLIGGTTTGRDFAGRVAVPAHAGLTADCTELDVGEDGLLEARRPAFGGNVLATILCEDHRPQMATIRPGVFEAADRDPDRDGEIESVEVVVTEDETISEVLEREVGDTVDITDADRIVAVGGGCDGDLEPVLELAEALDAELAASREAVDEGWVENSRQVGQTGKTVRPDLYVAVGISGAIQHIEGMQKSGTVVAINNDPNAPIFEHADYGVVGDLFEVCPELADLAREADDPKEVIQ, encoded by the coding sequence GTGACGGAGATCGACGTCGACGAGTACGCGGACGTCTGGGTGTTCGTCGAGGAGCACGACGGCGAGGTCGCCCCCGTCTCGTGGGAACTGCTCGGGGAGGCCCGTCGGCTCGCCGACGAGTCCGGCGAGGACCTCGTCGCGCTGGTGATCGGCGAGGACGTCGACGACGCCGCCGAGGAGGCGGTCGCCCGCGGCGCCGACCGGGTGCTCGTCGCCGACGACCCCGTGTTCGAGCCCTACCGGGCCGACCCCTACGGGGCGCAGTTCCGCCACCTCGTCGAGGAGCGACAGCCGTCGATCGTCCTGATCGGCGGGACCACCACCGGTCGCGACTTCGCCGGCCGCGTCGCCGTCCCGGCACACGCCGGACTGACCGCCGACTGTACCGAACTCGACGTCGGCGAGGACGGCCTGCTCGAGGCCCGCCGGCCCGCGTTCGGCGGGAACGTCCTCGCGACGATCCTCTGTGAGGACCACCGCCCGCAGATGGCGACGATCCGCCCGGGCGTCTTCGAGGCGGCCGACCGCGACCCCGATCGCGACGGCGAGATCGAGTCCGTCGAGGTCGTCGTAACCGAAGACGAGACGATCTCGGAGGTCCTCGAACGCGAGGTCGGCGACACCGTCGACATCACCGACGCCGACCGCATCGTCGCCGTCGGTGGCGGCTGCGACGGCGACCTCGAACCGGTACTGGAACTCGCGGAGGCACTCGACGCCGAACTCGCGGCGAGTCGCGAGGCCGTCGACGAGGGCTGGGTCGAGAACTCGCGGCAGGTCGGCCAGACCGGCAAGACCGTCCGGCCCGACCTCTACGTCGCCGTCGGCATCTCGGGGGCGATCCAGCACATCGAGGGGATGCAAAAGAGTGGCACGGTCGTCGCGATCAACAACGACCCGAACGCGCCGATCTTCGAGCACGCGGATTACGGCGTCGTCGGCGACCTCTTCGAGGTCTGTCCCGAACTGGCCGACCTCGCCCGTGAGGCCGACGACCCCAAGGAGGTGATCCAATGA
- a CDS encoding FAD-dependent oxidoreductase: MSDDEPTEEERRTVDDPNYDGAFDAIVVGAGLAGSAAALTMAREGLDVVMIERGSYPGAKNVFGGVLYTPRLRELVDLDEAPLERYVAEKRFSVLTEDDEVAVSIRPDAWNDPPHNDSYTVLRGEFDRWLAEQAVAAGATLVTETTVTGLVREGDRIVGVETDRPDGTLRAPYVVLAEGGNSLVSERAGLKSSESRENVAVAVKEVLEFPENDDAIQDRFRAVDDAGAAYHYFGDGAVGDSFGGGFVYTNEDTVSIGVAYRISDAVTGQPKPERTLNEFKDHPAVAPLVRDARTVEYTAKTIPEGGIGSVPELVHDGAVLVGDAAGLVLNSGIHLEGTNMAVESGYHAGETIAHAAEKRATSAAALRAYSEALADSYVVKNLRRYDWLTRTVEEDRDLVFERLPRALVDAGEDYFAVDNEPKESHAQRAKRRLLSAVGGWTGAAKLAFRYRKTIT; this comes from the coding sequence ATGAGCGACGACGAACCCACCGAGGAGGAGCGACGCACCGTCGACGATCCGAACTACGACGGCGCGTTCGACGCGATCGTCGTCGGCGCCGGTCTCGCCGGCAGCGCCGCCGCGCTCACGATGGCCCGCGAGGGGCTCGACGTCGTGATGATCGAGCGCGGGAGCTACCCCGGCGCGAAGAACGTCTTCGGCGGCGTGCTCTACACGCCGCGGCTGCGCGAACTGGTCGACCTCGACGAGGCGCCGCTCGAACGCTACGTCGCCGAGAAGCGCTTCAGCGTGCTGACCGAGGACGACGAAGTGGCGGTGTCGATCCGCCCGGACGCGTGGAACGACCCGCCGCACAACGACTCGTACACGGTGTTGCGCGGGGAGTTCGACCGCTGGCTCGCCGAGCAGGCGGTCGCGGCCGGCGCGACGCTCGTCACGGAGACGACCGTCACCGGCCTCGTCCGCGAGGGCGACCGGATCGTGGGCGTCGAGACCGACCGCCCCGACGGGACCCTGCGCGCGCCCTACGTCGTCCTCGCGGAGGGCGGCAACTCGCTGGTCAGCGAGCGGGCGGGGCTCAAGTCGAGCGAGTCCCGCGAGAACGTCGCCGTCGCCGTCAAGGAGGTCCTCGAATTCCCCGAGAACGACGACGCGATACAGGACCGGTTCCGCGCCGTCGACGACGCCGGCGCGGCCTACCACTACTTCGGCGACGGCGCGGTCGGCGACTCCTTCGGCGGCGGCTTCGTCTACACCAACGAGGACACGGTGAGCATCGGCGTCGCCTACCGCATCTCCGACGCGGTGACGGGCCAGCCCAAACCCGAGCGGACGCTCAACGAGTTCAAGGACCACCCCGCGGTGGCGCCGCTGGTGCGCGACGCCCGGACGGTCGAGTACACCGCGAAGACCATCCCCGAGGGCGGCATCGGCTCGGTGCCCGAACTCGTCCACGACGGGGCCGTCCTCGTCGGCGACGCCGCCGGCCTGGTGCTCAACAGCGGCATCCACCTCGAAGGGACGAACATGGCCGTCGAGAGCGGCTACCACGCCGGGGAGACGATCGCTCACGCGGCCGAGAAAAGGGCGACGAGCGCCGCCGCGTTGCGGGCGTACTCCGAGGCGCTGGCGGACTCGTACGTCGTCAAGAACCTGCGTCGGTACGACTGGCTGACCCGGACCGTCGAGGAGGACCGCGACCTCGTCTTCGAACGGCTGCCCCGGGCGCTGGTCGACGCCGGCGAGGACTACTTCGCAGTCGACAACGAGCCCAAGGAATCGCACGCACAGCGCGCGAAGCGGCGGCTGCTGTCGGCCGTCGGCGGCTGGACCGGGGCCGCGAAACTGGCGTTCCGGTACCGCAAGACCATCACCTGA
- a CDS encoding ferredoxin family protein — protein MSVQPSVPTVENDSLEDRLYTVKYDDPGDSHLDVKVPNICEEKCTTDDCIQVCPANVWREGEDGVPSIAYENCLECGSCRWACPYDNVSWEYPTRGAGVTYKHG, from the coding sequence ATGAGCGTCCAGCCATCCGTCCCGACCGTCGAGAACGACTCGCTCGAGGACCGCCTCTACACCGTCAAGTACGACGACCCCGGCGACTCCCACCTCGACGTGAAGGTGCCCAACATCTGCGAGGAGAAGTGTACGACCGACGACTGCATCCAGGTCTGCCCGGCGAACGTCTGGCGCGAGGGCGAGGACGGCGTCCCCTCGATCGCCTACGAGAACTGCCTCGAGTGTGGCAGTTGCCGCTGGGCCTGCCCCTACGACAACGTCAGCTGGGAGTACCCGACCCGCGGGGCGGGGGTCACCTACAAGCACGGCTGA
- a CDS encoding universal stress protein, protein MYQDVLVPTDGSDGTARAIDHGVNLARAFDATIHALSVVEDDADASTTGRAATRAVERVADEATAAGVDVVTATRPGTPHEEILAYADENDVDLTVMGTHGRTGVDRLVIGSVTERVVRNAEIPVLTIRMREELRVRDAEAAEEIATGAIEDAGYGPVESLSEPYRTSASWIVPAETDAGAVHVHVDAVDGDARVARLDR, encoded by the coding sequence GTGTATCAGGACGTACTCGTTCCGACGGACGGCAGTGACGGCACCGCGCGGGCGATCGACCACGGCGTGAATCTCGCGCGGGCGTTCGACGCGACGATCCACGCGCTCTCGGTCGTCGAGGACGACGCGGACGCCTCGACGACCGGACGGGCGGCGACCCGGGCGGTCGAGCGGGTCGCCGACGAGGCGACCGCGGCCGGCGTCGACGTCGTCACGGCGACCAGACCGGGCACCCCCCACGAGGAGATTCTGGCGTACGCCGACGAGAACGACGTCGACCTGACCGTCATGGGGACCCACGGGCGGACCGGCGTCGACCGCCTCGTGATCGGCAGCGTCACCGAACGCGTCGTCAGGAACGCCGAGATCCCCGTCCTCACGATCCGGATGCGCGAGGAGCTTCGGGTCCGCGACGCCGAGGCGGCCGAGGAGATCGCGACCGGGGCGATCGAGGACGCCGGCTACGGGCCGGTCGAGTCGCTCTCGGAGCCGTACCGGACGAGCGCCTCGTGGATCGTCCCGGCCGAGACCGACGCCGGGGCGGTCCACGTCCACGTCGACGCCGTCGACGGCGACGCCCGCGTCGCGAGGCTCGACCGCTGA